A portion of the Gossypium arboreum isolate Shixiya-1 chromosome 8, ASM2569848v2, whole genome shotgun sequence genome contains these proteins:
- the LOC108469043 gene encoding RAN GTPase-activating protein 1-like, which yields MGSGTQTFQHRLLSVKLWPPSHSTRLMLVERMTKNLTTPSIFSRNCGILSNDEAEEDAKKMEELAFAAADQHYKKEPDGDGSSAVQIYAKESSRLVLEVIKRGPKVNGGLADRATDLRGTVFDISGGRRAFIGAEEAKELLRPLGEAGNSYTKICFSNRSFGLDAANVAAPILSTIKDQLTEVDLSDFIAGRPESEALDVMNIFSSVLEGCHLRYLNLSNNALGEKGVRAFGALLKSQNSLQELYLMNDGISEEAARAVSELIPSTEKLKVLHFHNNMTGDEGAFTISEIVKRSCSLEDFRCSSTRVGPDGGLALAEALKRCAHLKKLDLRDNMFGVEAGVALSKAISQFTDLTEVYLSYLNLEDEGTEALANALKHSAPSLEVLEMAGNDITAKGTASLAACIASKQFLTKLNLAENELKDEGAILIANALGEDHGQLNEVDMSTNAIRRAGGRHLAQVVVKKPGFKLLNINGNFISDEGIDEVKEIFKGSLDMLGPLDENDPEGEGDEEEEDEDEEENAEHEKELESKLKDLKINP from the coding sequence ATGGGATCTGGAACACAAACTTTCCAACACCGCTTGCTGTCTGTGAAATTGTGGCCACCTAGTCATAGCACGAGGCTAATGCTTGTAGAGCGGATGACGAAGAATCTTACTACTCCATCCATTTTCTCTAGAAATTGTGGCATATTAAGTAATGATGAGGCCGAGGAGGATGCCAAGAAAATGGAAGAGTTAGCTTTTGCTGCTGCGGATCAACATTACAAGAAGGAGCCTGATGGTGATGGAAGTTCTGCAGTGCAAATATATGCCAAAGAATCCAGTAGACTGGTGCTGGAAGTTATTAAAAGAGGCCCAAAAGTTAATGGAGGGTTGGCAGATAGAGCTACTGATCTTCGTGGAACCGTTTTTGATATATCAGGAGGTCGCCGGGCATTTATAGGGGCAGAGGAGGCTAAGGAACTATTGAGACCACTGGGAGAGGCAGGAAATTCCTATACTAAGATATGTTTTAGCAACAGAAGTTTTGGTTTAGATGCTGCAAATGTTGCTGCACCTATCTTATCAACCATTAAAGATCAGTTGACAGAGGTAGACCTTTCGGATTTTATTGCAGGAAGGCCAGAGTCGGAAGCTCTCGATGTTATGAACATTTTTTCTTCAGTCCTGGAAGGTTGTCACTTGAGGTACCTGAATCTTTCAAACAATGCCTTGGGTGAAAAAGGCGTCCGGGCATTTGGGGCACTTCTAAAGTCACAGAATAGTTTACAGGAACTTTATTTGATGAACGATGGTATATCGGAAGAAGCTGCACGAGCGGTTTCCGAGCTAATTCCTTCTACTGAGAAACTGAAAGTACTTCATTTTCATAATAACATGACAGGGGATGAAGGTGCGTTCACTATCTCCGAGATAGTGAAACGCTCCTGTTCATTGGAGGATTTCCGATGTTCTTCTACAAGAGTTGGCCCGGATGGTGGTCTGGCCTTAGCTGAAGCACTAAAGAGATGCGCACATTTAAAGAAACTTGATCTACGTGACAACATGTTTGGTGTTGAAGCTGGAGTTGCTTTGAGTAAAGCAATCTCTCAATTCACAGATCTCACTGAGGTTTACCTCAGTTACTTGAACCTTGAAGATGAAGGAACCGAGGCACTTGCCAATGCTCTAAAACACTCTGCACCTTCACTTGAAGTTCTTGAAATGGCTGGAAACGACATTACAGCCAAAGGCACCGCTTCCTTAGCAGCCTGCATCGCATCGAAACAGTTCCTTACGAAATTAAACTTAGCCGAGAATGAACTTAAGGATGAAGGAGCTATTTTGATTGCCAATGCATTAGGAGAGGATCATGGTCAGTTGAATGAAGTTGATATGAGCACGAATGCCATTAGGCGAGCCGGTGGTAGACATTTGGCTCAGGTGGTCGTGAAAAAACCCGGGTTCAAGTTGCTGAATATCAATGGAAATTTCATATCCGACGAAGGGATAGATGAGGTGAAGGAAATATTTAAAGGTTCCCTCGATATGCTGGGACCTTTGGACGAGAATGATCCAGAAGGAGAAGGTGATGAGGAAGAGGAAGATGAAGACGAGGAGGAGAATGCAGAACATGAGAAGGAATTGGAATCCAAGCTTAAGGATCTCAAAATCAACCCATGA
- the LOC108468140 gene encoding DUF21 domain-containing protein At4g14240-like isoform X2: protein MVRNVVALAPTIMMSLSSPRDIVFGPDDLPFGTVEWFAYAGLSCLLVIFAGIMSGLTLGLMSLGLVELEILQRSGTIVEKKQVSAILPVVKKQHQLLVTLLLCNACAMEALPISLDKIFHPFVAVLLSVTFVLAFGEIIPQAICSRYGLSVGASFVWLVRILMIVCYPIAYPVGKAGKGGELTHDETTIISGALDLTEKTAEEAMTPIESTFSLDVNSKLNWEAIGKILAHGHSRIPIYAGNPKNIIGLLLVKSLLTIRAEMETPVSSVSIRRILRVPAQMPLYDILNEFQKGSSHMATVVKVKGKTKDLQFVDDGERFGNHKVTNRNSQLTDPLLTKQDSVLVDVEKSSAVKETMNTLQRFSEDTEDGEVIGIITLEDVFEELLQEEIVDETDVYVDVHKRIRVAAAAAVASSVARAPSDRRLIGQKPTGVQSKQAK, encoded by the exons ATGGTGCGAAACGTCGTCGCATTAGCTCCCACAATCATGATGTCGTTGTCGTCGCCGAGGGACATCGTATTTGGCCCCGATGACCTCCCTTTTGGCACAGTTGAGTGGTTCGCTTACGCCGGATTGTCGTGCTTGTTGGTGATCTTCGCCGGGATAATGTCGGGACTTACCTTGGGGTTGATGTCTTTGGGTCTCGTCGAGCTTGAAATTCTACAGAGAAGCGGTACCATCGTCGAGAAGAAACAAGTTT CTGCTATTTTACCAGTCGTGAAAAAACAGCATCAACTTCTTGTAACTTTGCTTCTTTGCAATGCTTGTGCAATGGAG GCCCTTCCTATATCCCTTGATAAAATCTTTCACCCCTTTGTTGCAGTGTTGCTGTCTGTTACTTTTGTTCTAGCCTTTGGAGAG ATTATTCCACAAGCAATATGTTCAAGATATGGACTCTCTGTTGGTGCAAGTTTCGTGTGGCTTGTGCGTATTCTGATGATAGTTTGTTATCCAATTGCTTACCCTGTTGGAAAG GCTGGCAAGGGTGGTGAACTAACACATGATGAGACAACCATCATTAGTGGTGCACTGGATTTAACTGAAAAG ACTGCAGAGGAGGCTATGACACCAATTGAATCGACATTTTCCTTGGACGTAAATTCGAAATTGAATTG GGAAGCAATTGGAAAAATTCTTGCACATGGTCATAGTCGTATCCCCATTTATGCCGGGAATCCAAAAAACATCATTGGGCTATTATTG GTTAAAAGTCTTCTCACTATACGAGCTGAGATGGAGACTCCGGTCAGTTCTGTTTCAATCCGGAGGATTCTTAG GGTTCCAGCACAGATGCCTTTGTATGATATCCTCAATGAATTTCAAAAGGGAAGCAGTCATATGGCAACTGTAGTGAAGGTTAAAGGAAAGACCAAAGACcttcaatttgttgatgatgGAGAGAGATTTGGCAATCATAAAGTCACCAACCGGAATTCTCAACTAACTGATCCTTTGCTGACCAAACAAGATAGTGTTTTAGTCGATGTCGAGAAATCTTCAGCCGTCAAGGAAACTATGAATACTTTGCAACGTTTTTCAGAGGATACCGAAGATGGGGAAGTCATTGGTATCATTACCTTAGAAGATGTATTTGAAGAACTTCTTCAA GAGGAAATTGTAGATGAGACCGATGTATATGTTGATGTACATAAAAG GATACGCGtcgctgctgctgctgctgttgCTTCATCTGTTGCACGGGCTCCATCGGATCGAAGATTGATCGGCCAAAAGCCTACA GGTGTTCAAAGCAAGCAAGCCAAATGA
- the LOC108468140 gene encoding DUF21 domain-containing protein At4g14240-like isoform X1 encodes MVRNVVALAPTIMMSLSSPRDIVFGPDDLPFGTVEWFAYAGLSCLLVIFAGIMSGLTLGLMSLGLVELEILQRSGTIVEKKQVSAILPVVKKQHQLLVTLLLCNACAMEALPISLDKIFHPFVAVLLSVTFVLAFGEIIPQAICSRYGLSVGASFVWLVRILMIVCYPIAYPVGKVLDVVIGHGDVFFRRAQLKALVSIHSQEAGKGGELTHDETTIISGALDLTEKTAEEAMTPIESTFSLDVNSKLNWEAIGKILAHGHSRIPIYAGNPKNIIGLLLVKSLLTIRAEMETPVSSVSIRRILRVPAQMPLYDILNEFQKGSSHMATVVKVKGKTKDLQFVDDGERFGNHKVTNRNSQLTDPLLTKQDSVLVDVEKSSAVKETMNTLQRFSEDTEDGEVIGIITLEDVFEELLQEEIVDETDVYVDVHKRIRVAAAAAVASSVARAPSDRRLIGQKPTGVQSKQAK; translated from the exons ATGGTGCGAAACGTCGTCGCATTAGCTCCCACAATCATGATGTCGTTGTCGTCGCCGAGGGACATCGTATTTGGCCCCGATGACCTCCCTTTTGGCACAGTTGAGTGGTTCGCTTACGCCGGATTGTCGTGCTTGTTGGTGATCTTCGCCGGGATAATGTCGGGACTTACCTTGGGGTTGATGTCTTTGGGTCTCGTCGAGCTTGAAATTCTACAGAGAAGCGGTACCATCGTCGAGAAGAAACAAGTTT CTGCTATTTTACCAGTCGTGAAAAAACAGCATCAACTTCTTGTAACTTTGCTTCTTTGCAATGCTTGTGCAATGGAG GCCCTTCCTATATCCCTTGATAAAATCTTTCACCCCTTTGTTGCAGTGTTGCTGTCTGTTACTTTTGTTCTAGCCTTTGGAGAG ATTATTCCACAAGCAATATGTTCAAGATATGGACTCTCTGTTGGTGCAAGTTTCGTGTGGCTTGTGCGTATTCTGATGATAGTTTGTTATCCAATTGCTTACCCTGTTGGAAAG GTTCTAGATGTTGTGATTGGCCATGGTGATGTTTTCTTTAGACGAGCTCAGTTAAAAGCCCTTGTTTCTATCCACAGCCAAGAG GCTGGCAAGGGTGGTGAACTAACACATGATGAGACAACCATCATTAGTGGTGCACTGGATTTAACTGAAAAG ACTGCAGAGGAGGCTATGACACCAATTGAATCGACATTTTCCTTGGACGTAAATTCGAAATTGAATTG GGAAGCAATTGGAAAAATTCTTGCACATGGTCATAGTCGTATCCCCATTTATGCCGGGAATCCAAAAAACATCATTGGGCTATTATTG GTTAAAAGTCTTCTCACTATACGAGCTGAGATGGAGACTCCGGTCAGTTCTGTTTCAATCCGGAGGATTCTTAG GGTTCCAGCACAGATGCCTTTGTATGATATCCTCAATGAATTTCAAAAGGGAAGCAGTCATATGGCAACTGTAGTGAAGGTTAAAGGAAAGACCAAAGACcttcaatttgttgatgatgGAGAGAGATTTGGCAATCATAAAGTCACCAACCGGAATTCTCAACTAACTGATCCTTTGCTGACCAAACAAGATAGTGTTTTAGTCGATGTCGAGAAATCTTCAGCCGTCAAGGAAACTATGAATACTTTGCAACGTTTTTCAGAGGATACCGAAGATGGGGAAGTCATTGGTATCATTACCTTAGAAGATGTATTTGAAGAACTTCTTCAA GAGGAAATTGTAGATGAGACCGATGTATATGTTGATGTACATAAAAG GATACGCGtcgctgctgctgctgctgttgCTTCATCTGTTGCACGGGCTCCATCGGATCGAAGATTGATCGGCCAAAAGCCTACA GGTGTTCAAAGCAAGCAAGCCAAATGA